One region of Eubalaena glacialis isolate mEubGla1 chromosome 6, mEubGla1.1.hap2.+ XY, whole genome shotgun sequence genomic DNA includes:
- the ZIC1 gene encoding zinc finger protein ZIC 1, translating into MLLDAGPQYPAIGVTTFGASRHHSAGDVAERDVGLGINPFADGMGAFKLNPSSHELASAGQTAFTSQAPGYAAAAALGHHHHPGHVGSYSSAAFNSTRDFLFRNRGFGDAAAAASAQHSLFAASAGGFGGPHGHTDAAGHLLFPGLHEQAAGHASPNVVNGQMRLGFSGDMYPRPEQYGQVTSPRSEHYAAPQLHGYGPMNVNMAAHHGAGAFFRYMRQPIKQELICKWIEPEQLANPKKSCNKTFSTMHELVTHVTVEHVGGPEQSNHICFWEECPREGKPFKAKYKLVNHIRVHTGEKPFPCPFPGCGKVFARSENLKIHKRTHTGEKPFKCEFEGCDRRFANSSDRKKHMHVHTSDKPYLCKMCDKSYTHPSSLRKHMKVHESSSQGSQPSPAASSGYESSTPPTIVSPSTDNPTTSSLSPSSSAVHHTAGHSALSSNFNEWYV; encoded by the exons ATGCTCCTGGACGCCGGCCCCCAGTACCCCGCGATCGGCGTGACCACCTTTGGCGCGTCCCGCCACCACTCGGCGGGCGACGTGGCCGAGCGCGACGTGGGCCTGGGCATCAACCCGTTCGCCGACGGCATGGGTGCCTTCAAGCTCAACCCCAGCTCGCACGAGCTGGCCTCCGCGGGCCAGACGGCCTTCACGTCTCAGGCTCCCGGCTACGCGGCTGCGGCGGCCCTGGGACATCACCACCATCCGGGCCACGTCGGCTCCTATTCGAGCGCAGCCTTCAACTCCACACGGGACTTTCTGTTCCGCAACCGGGGCTTTGGCGACGCGGCGGCTGCAGCCAGCGCGCAACACAGTCTGTTCGCTGCTTCAGCCGGGGGCTTCGGGGGCCCACACGGCCACACGGACGCCGCGGGCCACCTCCTCTTCCCCGGCCTTCACGAGCAGGCGGCGGGCCATGCATCGCCCAACGTGGTCAACGGGCAGATGAGGCTTGGCTTCTCGGGGGACATGTACCCGCGGCCCGAGCAGTATGGCCAGGTGACCAGTCCGCGTTCAGAGCACTATGCCGCGCCGCAGCTGCACGGCTACGGGCCCATGAACGTGAACATGGCCGCGCATCACGGCGCCGGCGCCTTCTTCCGCTATATGCGCCAGCCCATCAAACAGGAGCTCATCTGCAAGTGGATTGAGCCCGAGCAGCTGGCCAACCCCAAAAAGTCGTGCAACAAAACTTTCAGCACCATGCACGAGCTGGTCACGCACGTCACAGTGGAGCACGTCGGCGGACCCGAGCAGAGTAACCACATCTGCTTCTGGGAGGAGTGTCCGCGCGAGGGCAAGCCCTTCAAAGCCAAATACAAACTGGTCAACCACATCCGCGTGCACACGGGCGAGaagcccttcccctgccccttccctggctGCGGCAAGGTCTTCGCCCGTTCTGAGAACTTAAAGATCCACAAAAGGACGCACACAG GGGAGAAGCCCTTCAAGTGCGAGTTCGAGGGCTGCGACCGACGCTTCGCCAATAGCAGCGATCGCAAGAAGCACATGCACGTGCACACGAGTGACAAGCCCTATCTTTGCAAGATGTGCGACAAATCCTACACGCACCCCAGCTCGTTGCGCAAACACATGAAG GTCCACGAATCCTCCTCGCAGGGCTCGCAACCTTCGCCGGCCGCCAGCTCGGGCTATGAGTCCTCCACGCCGCCCACCATCGTGTCTCCCTCCACAGACAACCCGACCACCAGCTCCCTGTCGCCCTCCTCCTCCGCGGTCCACCACACAGCCGGCCACAGCGCGCTCTCTTCCAATTTTAACGAATGGTAcgtttaa